A single region of the Yersinia entomophaga genome encodes:
- a CDS encoding terminase small subunit yields MASLTQKQETFCQAYIETGNASEAYRTAYAADKMKPETINRKAKESLDNGKITARIAELQGEIKQRHHVTVDSLIRELEEARKSALAAETPQSSAAVAATMGKAKLTGLDKVIVELSGGVKVEHKSIKDIFDG; encoded by the coding sequence ATGGCAAGCCTGACACAGAAGCAAGAGACATTCTGTCAGGCATACATCGAAACGGGTAATGCTTCTGAGGCATATCGGACGGCGTATGCTGCTGACAAGATGAAACCTGAGACCATTAACCGGAAAGCTAAAGAGTCATTAGACAACGGCAAGATCACGGCAAGGATTGCCGAATTGCAGGGTGAGATTAAGCAGCGCCATCACGTCACTGTTGACTCTTTGATTAGAGAATTGGAAGAGGCTCGGAAATCAGCTTTAGCGGCTGAGACGCCACAATCATCAGCAGCCGTAGCCGCAACAATGGGCAAGGCCAAGTTGACCGGCCTGGACAAAGTGATTGTCGAGCTGAGTGGCGGAGTTAAGGTCGAGCACAAATCTATTAAGGACATCTTCGATGGCTAA
- a CDS encoding PBSX family phage terminase large subunit encodes MANPHFKPFAESAPYKIAYGGRGSGKSYFFAELAVEVARRINTVILCTREFQGSISDSVHKLLCETIDRLGYSTEFEIQKNTIIHLATGASFVFSGIKNNVTKIKSIQGVGICWVEEAEAVTKDSWDVLIPSIRGDKHSEIWVSFNPKNILDDTYQRFIVRPPAGAIVLKANYNDNPHFHDSPLPAQMAECKERDYDLYLHIWEGEPVADSDLAIIKPSWIAAAIDAHKLIGFAPSGRKRVGFDVADEGEDSNATTLAHGSVVMDCQQWNKGDVITSSDRVKNYAESVTASEIVYDSIGVGAGVKAHLRRVCAIPSSGFNAGAAVFKPDAKYAEGKTNKDMFSNIKAQAWWGVRDRFFNTWRVVKHLEANPNDKEFIKQFSDDQLISLSSGIKQLEYLKAELSRPWVDYDNNGRVKVESKKDMKKRGIPSPNMADSLIMAFAPAHKPFNIPDEILQ; translated from the coding sequence ATGGCTAATCCACATTTCAAGCCATTCGCCGAAAGCGCTCCATACAAAATAGCTTACGGCGGCCGTGGAAGTGGGAAGTCATATTTCTTTGCGGAACTTGCCGTGGAGGTTGCACGACGCATTAACACGGTAATTTTGTGTACTCGCGAGTTTCAGGGTTCTATTAGCGACTCAGTCCACAAATTGCTATGTGAGACTATCGATCGTCTCGGTTATTCCACAGAATTCGAAATCCAGAAAAACACAATCATTCACCTAGCAACCGGTGCTAGCTTCGTATTCTCCGGCATTAAAAACAACGTCACAAAAATAAAATCCATACAGGGCGTTGGAATCTGCTGGGTAGAAGAGGCCGAGGCGGTAACAAAAGACTCATGGGATGTACTGATTCCATCCATACGAGGCGACAAACACTCAGAGATATGGGTGAGCTTTAACCCGAAGAACATTCTTGACGATACGTATCAGCGCTTCATCGTCAGGCCTCCTGCTGGGGCGATTGTTCTGAAAGCCAATTACAACGACAACCCTCACTTCCATGACTCACCGCTCCCTGCGCAAATGGCTGAATGCAAAGAACGTGATTACGACCTTTACCTGCACATTTGGGAAGGTGAGCCGGTTGCCGACAGTGACTTGGCAATTATCAAGCCATCGTGGATTGCTGCCGCTATAGATGCCCATAAACTGATTGGCTTCGCCCCTTCTGGTCGTAAGCGAGTCGGTTTTGACGTAGCAGATGAAGGCGAGGATAGCAACGCTACAACACTGGCCCACGGCTCTGTTGTCATGGACTGCCAGCAGTGGAACAAGGGTGATGTAATCACATCATCTGATCGCGTCAAAAACTACGCAGAAAGCGTCACAGCAAGCGAGATTGTTTACGACTCCATTGGCGTGGGTGCAGGCGTAAAAGCTCACCTGAGGCGCGTCTGTGCGATACCGTCCAGCGGATTTAACGCAGGTGCTGCCGTATTCAAACCAGATGCTAAATATGCTGAAGGCAAGACCAATAAAGACATGTTCTCCAATATCAAGGCTCAGGCATGGTGGGGAGTCCGTGATCGCTTCTTCAATACATGGCGAGTGGTTAAGCACCTCGAAGCCAACCCCAACGACAAAGAATTCATCAAACAATTTTCAGACGATCAGCTAATCAGCCTTAGCTCCGGCATTAAACAACTGGAATACCTCAAGGCTGAGCTGTCACGCCCATGGGTTGACTACGACAATAACGGTCGCGTGAAGGTTGAGAGCAAGAAAGACATGAAGAAGCGTGGCATACCGTCACCAAATATGGCGGACTCGCTAATCATGGCATTTGCTCCGGCGCACAAACCATTCAACATTCCTGACGAGATACTGCAATGA